A region from the Kazachstania africana CBS 2517 chromosome 11, complete genome genome encodes:
- the SWI4 gene encoding SBF complex DNA-binding subunit SWI4 (similar to Saccharomyces cerevisiae SWI4 (YER111C); ancestral locus Anc_7.409) yields MVNLTPDSHPIIEIATYSDTDVYECYIRGFESRVVMRRTRDDWVNITQVFKIAQFSKTQRTKLLEKESMNIQHEKVQGGYGRFQGTWVPLDAARDIAAKYSIQDPVATVLLNFQPNPTNPPPRRTKNSILRKTSPGTLITSPSSYNKTPRKKNNSVSTSGNVNSTTNVRKNKRSNSFQNNPSPLHNMIYQTPQQFQIQNTGSNDIGTIKKFNEQLIDTLPSVNENSSVQNFKSSQNGLHIKPSSLYATTQKPLQFYSVPTPANSNTMKEFHQLSEKKDDSIPNPHLNGAASVVTSKQHRKYNRKRATNHVNRSIHEQATTNTNDNNTRNMQTLDENEYKQAILQVLATEEISEETKEALEGLKRLPPGLDINFLVDDQDHTSLHWAAAMANRPLVKLLISLNANALQCNSLGFNCVTKAVFYNNCYKQSAFSDILSMLKICLVTPDRNGRLPLHYLVELSVNKSKDPEIINSYIDMIIHSIGNEDYELLEMCLNYQDNTGNTVLHLAALNLNLGLFNKLCSLGSLTNILNIDNETPATILSRYNLVPPTATAIISPMEFTQPLPGTSFKTEADDDQFSNKATSLDDGDRMNKSNRPTNENNSRELIHSDSTNLNSMLEDISSLDSLVTSSVIRDPKATDGTIFNQSPMLYKERPAKAAFAKVKQSSLNHSISLDDAIEPLTPIKVASDKKNGRVRKGGERKGSVLIEITGKLLQATNKLTSTIDSNVILLTSDIGKLESRIRETDTVIKSAAKRKDDLLSSFKKQDGKLNDVNEIKKENEDLEKLLANTKQSFAQCIEKSQALSLATLVQDEESKVEDLSKPTSSESTFDKEEMYKLFTELTVLQLKRRHLISKVSNKRGSLNTSEKINKYKTLIGFSSEDSESMLDDLEKDLMVASQ; encoded by the coding sequence ATGGTGAATTTAACCCCAGATTCTCATCCAATTATCGAAATTGCAACATATTCAGATACCGACGTATATGAGTGTTACATACGTGGGTTTGAGTCTCGTGTAGTTATGAGGAGAACAAGGGATGATTGGGTAAATATCACCCAAGTATTCAAGATAGCTCAGTTCTCTAAGACACAGAGAACTAAATTGCTAGAGAAGGAATCAATGAACATTCAACATGAGAAGGTACAAGGTGGCTACGGTAGATTTCAAGGTACATGGGTACCGTTAGACGCAGCAAGGGATATTGCtgcaaaatattcaattcagGACCCCGTCGCAACAGTACTACTCAATTTTCAGCCGAATCCCACAAATCCTCCTCCAAGAAGGACAAAAAATAGTATACTAAGGAAAACTTCCCCAGGTACTCTAATTACATCTCCTTCCAGCTACAATAAAACTCctagaaagaaaaataattcagTGAGTACTAGTGGGAATGTCAATTCTACCACGAATGTCAGGAAAAATAAGAGATCTaactcttttcaaaataatccaAGTCCCCTGCACAATATGATTTATCAAACTCCCCAGCAATTCCAAATACAAAATACGGGATCCAACGATATCGGCACCATAAAGAAGTTCAATGAACAACTAATTGATACATTACCTAGCGTTAATGAGAATTCCAgtgttcaaaatttcaagtcTTCACAAAATGGTTTACATATAAAACCAAGTAGTCTATACGCTACCACTCAAAAACCTCTGCAGTTTTATTCTGTTCCTACTCCAGCAAATAGCAATACTATGAAGGAGTTTCACCAACTATCtgagaaaaaagatgaCTCTATACCGAATCCACATTTAAATGGAGCAGCTTCTGTAGTCACTAGTAAGCAACATAGGAAATATAATAGGAAAAGAGCGACAAATCATGTAAATAGATCTATCCACGAACAAGCTACTACCAATACgaatgataataataccaGGAACATGCAAACAttggatgaaaatgaatacAAACAGGCGATACTGCAAGTACTTGCCACTGAAGAAATATCTGAGGAGACCAAAGAAGCACTGGAGGGCCTGAAACGTCTGCCACCAGGACTGGACATAAACTTCCTTGTCGATGACCAAGACCATACATCTCTTCATTGGGCAGCTGCTATGGCAAATCGCCCCTTAGTGAAACTTTTAATATCATTGAATGCTAATGCTCTTCAATGCAACTCCTTGGGGTTCAACTGTGTAACAAAAGCTGTATTCTATAACAACTGTTATAAGCAATCTGCGTTTTCCGACATACTTTCTATGTTAAAGATTTGTCTGGTGACACCTGATAGAAATGGACGTCTTCCATTACATTATTTAGTTGAACTGAGTGTTAACAAGTCGAAAGATCCGGAAATTATTAATTCATATATCGACATGATTATCCATAGTATTGGTAACGAAGATTATGAATTACTGGAAATGTGCTTAAATTATCAAGATAATACAGGTAATACTGTGCTACATTTGGCTGcactaaatttgaatctggGATTATTTAATAAACTGTGTTCCCTAGGTTCATTGactaatattttaaatatcGACAACGAAACACCAGCTACCATTTTGAGTAGATACAATCTGGTTCCACCAACAGCAACGGCTATAATTTCGCCAATGGAATTTACCCAACCTCTACCTGGGACGTCTTTCAAAACGGAAGCGGATGATGATCAGTTCAGTAATAAAGCAACTAGCCTAGACGACGGCGATAGAATGAATAAATCTAACCGTCCAACTAATGAGAACAACTCGAGAGAATTGATACATAGTGATTCCACAAATCTAAATAGTATGCTAGAAGACATTTCTTCTCTAGATTCTTTGGTGACTTCATCAGTAATAAGGGATCCGAAAGCAACCGATGGAACAATCTTTAATCAATCTCCTATGCTGTACAAGGAAAGACCTGCGAAGGCAGCTTTCGCAAAGGTTAAGCAGTCGTCATTAAACCACTCAATTTCCCTTGACGATGCTATAGAACCATTAACACCAATAAAAGTTGCTAGtgataagaaaaatggtCGTGTAAGGAAGGGAGGTGAAAGGAAAGGAAGCGTTTTGATCGAAATCACAGGAAAATTACTTCAAGCTACTAACAAATTAACATCTACCATAGACTCCAACGTAATTCTACTGACTTCGGATATAGGGAAGTTAGAATCAAGAATACGAGAAACTGACACGGTTATTAAGTCTGCTGCAAAACGAAAAGATGATTTACTGTCatctttcaagaaacaGGATGGGAAACTCAATGACGTAAACGAAATAAAGAAGGAAAACgaagatttagaaaagCTGCTTGCTAATACAAAACAGTCTTTCGCCCAatgcattgaaaaatcGCAAGCATTAAGTTTGGCTACGCTTGTTCAAGATGAGGAATCTAAAGTGGAGGATTTGTCAAAGCCAACTTCATCTGAGAGTACATTCGACAAAGAGGAGATGTACAAACTTTTCACAGAGTTAACAGTGCTACAATTAAAAAGACGTCACTTAATAAGCAAAGTAAGTAATAAAAGAGGCTCCTTAAACACATCGGAGAAAATCAACAAATACAAAACTCTAATAGGGTTTTCATCCGAGGACAGTGAGTCCATGCTAGATGACCTCGAAAAGGATTTAATGGTAGCGTCGCAGTAA